Part of the Phocoena phocoena chromosome 8, mPhoPho1.1, whole genome shotgun sequence genome, TCGACTCAAGACCATCCTGAGTGCCAATGCCGATCACATGGCCCAGGTGCTCACGTGTGCTGCTTGAGGGCAAATATTCCCCACCCAGAGGGTGGAGGATCGCGCCACCCTGAGCCAGACTCCTTGTGCCTGGTGTGGCCCATCCCTTCTTCCTGtgcttccttccaccctcccaaaGTCCTGTTCCCTTGGTGTCTTACCTCCTCACTCAGAGAGCAGGACCTGGGTGAGAACTCTGACCCTCCTCATCCTCCCGCAGATCGAGGGCCTGATGGACGATGTGGATTTCAAGGCGAAGGTGACTCGGGCAGAGTTTGAAGAGCTGTGTGCAGACCTGTTTGAGCGGGTGCCTGGGCCCGTGCAGCAGGCCCTGCAGAGTGCCGAGATGAAGCTGGTGAGGGGGTCGTCGAGGAGGGCATGGCGGGGAGGCAGGTGGGATAGAAAGTGATGaggtggcaggaaggagggagcggGAACATCAGGGAGGAGTCGGTGCTGAGGAGGGGGGTTAACTCGTGCTGACCCATCCATCTCCCGTTCTTTCTCCCCCTGCAGGATGAGATTGAGCAGGTCATCCTAGTGGGTGGGGCCACTCGGGTGCCCAAAGTTCAGGAGGTGCTGCTGAAGGCTGTGGGCAAGTGAGTGTGgggggctggagggctggggggGGGCGGGCCAGGCTGGGAGCTGCAGGTGGATGGTGCTGAGGCTTGGGGTGCTCACAGGGAGGAGCTGGGCAAGAACATCAACGCCGATGAAGCCGCCGCCATGGGGGCTGTGTACCAGGCAGCGGCGCTCAGCAAAGCCTTCAAGGTGAAGCCGTTCGTTGTCCGAGACGCGGCCATCTACCCCATCCTGGTGAGTAAGCCTGTCTGATGGGGTGACAGGCTCCCTTTACCTCTCCCAGGGCCGTCTCCCCTGCCTCCTCTAGACTGTCCGTCTGTCTCCCTGCCATTGGTGTTCCCCGCCCTTCTTCCCCGAGACCCTCCTCTGCTCCTCCAGCGTACCTCCCCTCTGCCTGCCGCGTAGGTGGAGTTCACGAGGGAAGTGGAGGAGGAGCCTGGAGTTCGCAGCCTGAAGCACAATAAGCGTGTCCTCTTCTGCCGGATGGGGCCCTACCCTCAACGCAAAGTCATCACCTTTAACCGCTACAACCATGACTTCAACTTCCACATCAACTATGGTGACCTGGGCTTCCTGGGGCCTGAGGATCTTcggtgagggggtggggcagggagagggctcCAGGGAGGGAGGGTTTGGGGTCTGAGGGGGACACAGGGGAAGCAGGCTGTGGGCTTGGTCTTGGGGTTGGGCTGAGCTTCTCCTCCGGGAGGAGCTTCCATCCTGAGGGTGTCCTCAGGGAGGGCCCCGCATCTCGTGCTGGGAGGCTGTGTAGGCTAGAGCTGGAGGGGGGGGGCTCCCCTTAAcggctctctcctccccacccagggTATTTGGCTCCCAGAATCTGACCACGGTGAAGCTAAAAGGTGTGGGTGAGAGCTTCAAGAAGTATCCCGACTATGAGTCAAAGGGTATCAAGGCTCATTTCAACCTGGATGAGAGTGGCGTGCTCAGCCTAGACAGGGTGAGAGCAGGAGAGCCCGTGTGCAGGGCGGGGGCCCAGGCCCCAGCAGCCTTTTCCAGAGCAGTTCCTCATGGTATTAGAACGTGATAAACGAAATGGGTTCTGGAGTTGGGTAAACCTTAGGTTAAACAAAGCTAACCAGGGACCTGGTATGGGCCGTCTCAGAGCCTGTAAATGCTCGTGGATGTTATAAGTTTCAGGATCTGTAGAACGGTTGAGGAACCTGTTTTTAAAGAACGGTTCTGGGGGTCAATATCTTTTAGAACATACTGGGGCAGTAACGGCCCATTCGGTTGAGTGGAGAAGTGTGAGGGTGGGCGGAGGAGGAGCTACGGTCCCCTCCTGAAAGGGCTCATAATCAACAGGGCTGGCGGTGACTCCATCCGAGAGCCCGTAGAAGGAGGCCGGTGAGAGAACAGGCTGGCACACCTGGAAGTCACTTGGCTGTGCCTCAGCAATCACCCGCCAGGCAGGATGCTTGTGGGGAAAAGGTGGCTTAGCGTGTGCATTTCTTCACCTTGGATCCCTGTCTTCAGGTGGAGTCTGTGTTTGAGACGCTGGTGGAGGACAGCCCGGAAGAGGAATCTACTCTGACCAGTAAGATGAGGGtgcatacacgtgtgtgtgtgtgtgtgtgtgtctgtgagagggTGTACTTGTGTGCATTTCGGGGAGGTGGGCGGGCCATGCCCTTAGGGTTGGGGGTGGAGTCAATGGTGTGGTCCCCTTTAAGtctttgggttttcttctttctagaaCTTGGCAACACCATCTCCAGCCTGTTTGGAGGTGGCACCACACAAGATACTAAAGAGAATGGTACTGACACTGTCCAGGTAAGGCCAGGATGGAGCCAAGGGAGCATGGAGGATGGTGCGTGGGACCAGGCGGAGGCAGCAGGGACAGGGGGTTGGAGTGGGCATCTCAGCTGCCTAGGATGTGATAGACCTACCCCTCCTCTCAGCCCAGGCCGAGTTCACCACACCCTCCTCTGGACTCTGAGCCATCCCTGTGCTTGAGCTCCAAGGCCCACCCTCATCTCCAAACGCTTTTCCTTTGTCCAGCTAGACTGCTGCAGTCCAGATGCCTGCTGCCAATTTCCATACAGTCGTCCTCTGTCTCCCCCAAGCTGTGTCATGGGCGGTGAGCCCCTCAAAGCAGAGCCATGGGGACCTGGCATTGCCGAACCAGTCCTGATCCCTAGGCTCTGCTAGTGACTATTGTGGGTGGGTGTGTCTGTTTGTttcccaggaggaggaggaggggcctgCTGAGGGGAGCAAGGCTGAGCCTGGAGAGCAAGCAGAGCCcagggaggaagctgaggccccaaCAGACGAcacctctccacccccaccccctgagcCTAAGGGGGATGCAGCCTCTGAGGGAGAAAAGGccgcagagaaagacaaaggggAAAAGCCCGAGGCCCAGGTGAGCTCTAGGCAGAGTGAGGCCAGCCTGAACCCAGTGGTTAATGGGACAGGTGCCTGCGTTGCTTCTTGGCCCCCAGAGCCCTGCCTGTGGAGGGTAGAAAGGCCAACACTTTCCCTGACATCTTGGTCTCTTCACCCCAGAAGCCAAGTGAGAAGGGTGAGGCAGGGGCTGAGGGTGTCCCTCCAGCCccggaggaagaaaagaagcagaagcCGGCCCGGAAGCAGAGAATGGTGGAGGAGATCGGGGTGGAGCTGGTAGTCCTGGACCTGCCTGACTTGCGCCAGGATGAGCTGGCCCGCTCGGCCCAGAAGTGAGTAAAGGCTGCGAGTGCGCGGAGGGTGCCCAGGGTGTGGAATGGAGCCCCTCATGCCTGCCGCCCCTGTCCACAGACTCCAGGACCTGACGCTCCGGGACTTAGAGAAGCAGGAACGGGAAAAAGCAGCCAACAGCTTGGAAGCATTCATCTTTGAGACACAGGTTGGTCGGGTGGGAAGCacacctgccccaggccctgtgtctggggctggggagcagggagggggtccTGCTCCATGAGCCTTGCCCCCAGGGCCTGCTGCATGCTTGCGCTCTTGTGCACCTCCCCAGGACAAGCTGTACCAGCCTGAGTATCAGGAAGTGTCTACCGAGGAGCAGCGTGAGGACATCTCTGGGAGACTCCATGCCGCGTCCACCTGGCTGGAGGATGAGGGCTTTGGGGCCACCACAGTGGTGAGGGACCTCCCAGGACATGGTGGGCCGGATGGGAAAGGGAGGAGCGCTGGGGTGCGAGGCCATAACGAAGGATGCAGGGCTGGCTCCAGGGCTGATATGTCATCCCCTCaaccctctgccctctcccttccccacatcCATCAGATGTTGAAGGAGAAGCTGGCCGAGCTGAGGAAGCTGTGCCAAGGCTTGTTTTTTCGGGTGGAAGAGCGCAAGAAGTGGCCCGAACGGCTGTCTGCCCTCGATAACCTCCTCAACCATTCCAGCATGTTCCTCACGTGAGCGGCCCCTTTGCTTTTCTTCGTCATTCAGTCCCGCCCTGTCCCCTCCTGGACTGATGGTCTCCTCTCTGGCTGCAGGGGGGCCCGGCTCATCCCAGAGATGGACCAGATCTTCACGGAGGTGGAGATGACAACGTTAGAGAAAGTCATCAACGAGACCTGGGTAATCCCCGTGTAAATACTTAACTGGAGACTTACCTGGTGAGGTGGGCTGTCTTAGGCAGCGTGGGAGATGCGGAGAAACGGAGAGCTGGCAGCCTCTGCGTCCGGGCTTGGCAGCTAATCCGGAAGGCAGAAGATGGTTGCGTTTGAGGCCGTGTCGGATTAGTCCCAGACTAGAGTCATAGCCATGAGTCGTCAACCAGACGAGCGACAGAGCCCATCCCCGTGAGGTTAGAGAAAGCTGCTTTGAGGAGCTGGGACTTGAGCTGGATGCAGAAGGTGGGCCAGGGTTTGGGGAGGTGAGAATGACTTGTCATGAGAAGCAGAAACTGTTTTGGATGTGGggacgtttttttttttgagccagaGCTCAGAAGTGGAGAGataaggagaaaataattaagaGGTTCAGCTGTAGTTAGTCCATAGTAATAGGATGTAAGCCAGAAAGGTGGAGTTTGGGACTCCCATGTGGAGAGTCCCGAATGGCATTCTGAGGGGTCTGCTTACTTCTGGGGCTGACGGCCACGGGCAGCAGTGATTTGGGGTCTGAGGGAAGAGCCTGTGGTTGGTTGGGGGGTGTATTTCACCTGGGACAGAGGCGTCTGCCATCTCCGTGGCTGGCTCTGAGCCTGTCCTCGCCCACAGGCCTGGAAGAATGCAACCGTGGCCGAGCAGGCCAAGCTTCCTGCCACAGAGAAGCCCGTGTTGCTCTCAAAAGACATCGAGGCCAAGATGATGGCCCTGGACCGAGAGGTGCAGTATCTGCTCAATAAGGCCAAGTTTGCCAAGCCCCGGCCCCGGCCCAAGGACAAGAATGGGACCCGGGCAGAGCCTCCCCTCAATGCCAGTGCCAGTGACCAGGGGGACAAGGTCATCCCTCCAGCAGGTGAGGGCAGGGTGCCTGGTTCCAGGTGCTACAGGGCAGCAAGAagctttcctttccctcctgggACTACATTTTCCTCCTGGTTTCCCTCCAGGCCAGACTGAAGATGCAAAGCCCATCTCAGAGCCTGAGCAAGAGACTCGTGAGTTGGGGGAAACTGATTGGGAATACGGGCATCACTTAGCCGAGGGGTCGGCAAACTTGCAGGTACAGCCTCTTTGCAGACGGCCTGTGAGCAGTGAACGGCCTTAGAAGgttatttccaaaaacaaaatatggaaaGAGACCTAGTGTGGCTcacaaatcctaaaatatttactatctggctctttgcAGGAAAAGTTTGCCATCCCCTCCGTTAGCCCCTTCCTTTGCAGACACTAACCCATTCCTTCCCGAAAGCAGGATCTGAACCGGCAGACTCTGAACCTCTGGAGTTAGGGGGTCCCGCAGCAGGTGAGGGCAGAGTGGGAGATGGGGGGTACCGGGAAGCCTAGCAGGGTCTGGGGGGAGATGCCTGCCCAGAACTGGGCCCGTTCCCTCCATCTCACTTGCTTTTGTTCCTTTGctctcccccaactcccaccAGAATCTGAACAGAAGGAGCAGCCTACAGGACAGAAGCCAACTTTGAAGAATGATGAACTATAACCCCCGCCTCCCAGTTCCCCactcctccccgcccccttctCTTACCACCTCTATTTATTAAAcaccaagggctgggggaggggttggTCCCGCCCTCAGAGGCTTAAGTTCCTCTTCTCTCACCTGTGATTGGAGGtgtggagaagggggaggaagggacagCTCACCAGTTCTTCTGGAGTAGTTCTGTGGTTAAAACTGAAATTGTTCCGTTCCCCAATCCCACCTTCTGGTTCCCTACCCATCCAGGCCCTAGTTTGGGAAAAATCACTATTAGGTCTTAATTCTTCGCCTGTGGGTAGGTGAGAGGATGGCCATCGGTAGTTGGTTGACAGACCTGGTAGTGGGAAGGGTGTCCTGGCTTATTAGAGGGTCTCCAGTCTTTTCTggtcatccttccctccctccctccctcctccaccacgAGATCAATGCCACACAGGCCAGTGTCTGCAGAGCCTTGGTTACCAGGTTTGATTTCTGAGCGCCTGTCTGTGCTCTTGCCTCCTCCAGGGTTTTTTCTCTAAAAACCCCCGCCCCCATGCCTCCTCCCCGTGGGTCTCCTTGGCTTCCTCTTGCAAGTTGGGCAGTCCTCTGCCTCTAGGCCAGAGCCCTTCCATCTGGACTGCCTAAGTCAATCTAGGTCGACTCCCACCCACACGTACAACCCCTGGTGGCCAGAGTAGGCAGGGAGAACGTAAAGAAGGGAATCCAGCTGCCTCTCCAGGGAGTGAGATGTGTGAAAACCCTGTAGCTCCCCAGCCTGTGGACTCTTGGGCCTAGGAAGGCTGTGTGCAGTGGCTGGCACAGGATGCCAGCGTCCTGCAAGCACTGTTGAAAACTGCATCTTCCTAGTAGCCTGGTACTCATTGGCCCTTTGACTTCCTGCCCCCATTCTCTCCGCTTCTGTTCTGCCCTCTCAGAGCCTTTCCCTCACTTCCTGGCCCCCTGGGCTGACCAAAATGTGCTTTCTACTGTGAGCCCCTGTCCTAAGACCCTGGGGGCAGGAGAGACCATGGCGTGAATGTAAAAATGCCACCTGGCTCTGTTGGAGGCAGGCCTTgtggggggaaggaagagggTACAGGTTGGCCTTTCTTATTAATGTGTTGCTCTGCTGGGATGGGGGCCTTTTACCCACCACACTGGTATTGGGCAGCCTGCCCTCCAGGATCCCATCTGTAGCAGGGGCCAGGGCTGCCACCCCAACTCCCAGGACAAGGGGGAGCCTGCTTGTGTCTGTCTCttgtgttgttttcctttttttttttcttttttttgccacatTGGCAGAAATGTGACCCAGGTGTCCTACCCTGTCCTGTATGTTTGAGTTGTTTCACTAGCAGTTGAGGCTGGTTGGACAGCTTTGAGTCAAGTTGTACTTTGCTCCATTGTTAATTGAAAAGctgtttcaataaaatattttctacagttttttgtgctgtgaatttttaaaaatatgtttatttcttgAATATAAATAATGCATGTCTATAATGGAAAATTTGGAAGGTAGAAGTTTGAATAACAAAATTGCCTATAATACTACCACCAAAACATCATTAACATTTTAGACTTAGATTTTTAGACTTTTTAGACATTTTAGACTTACATTTAGATTCATGTATGTAATTTTTCTTCATGAGAACaaaactggttttatttttaccCTGACGTCATTTGGATCCCTATATTCCAGCTATTTTTAGGTAATAATCCATTTTTAAGGTAAcaacctcattttacaaataagaaatcaGCAGTTCATAGAGGTTCAGAGGTCCAAGGAATCAAAGGTATTAGGTGACTCAGCTAGGTTTGAACTTAATTCTGACCCAATAACCCTTGCGTTATTACCCTGATACAAGAATGTGTTGCTAGAGCTTCATTACTCGTAGCACAGTTAATTTGGGTTGTTCCTGTTATAACGGAGCCATGTTTTACCAAAGGAAAATCATTGTAGtcattaattattattaacaacggcctcttttttttttttttttttttttttggttgcaccaggtcttagttgaggcaggtgGGCTACTTAGTTGTGcaagctcttagttgtggcatgcacgtgggatctagttccctgaccagggattgaacctgagtcccctgttTTGGGAGCGTGgggtcttatccactgtgccaccagggaagtccctagtcttAATCAATCACGCGTCTAAGCAGTTGAATAAAAAACTGACCATGaagtttatgtttttctctaaagGTTGAACAATTTAGACAAGTTTTGAACCTGCAAGTCTCTTTTTGTTTCCCAATAGACTTTTTTTAAGGGcagttttagtttcacagcaaaattgagcagaaagtacacaGTTCCTATATACCCTCTGGCTCCATACATACTCAGCCAACCCCAGTATCAACATCCCACACCAGAGGGACGTTTGTTATGATCTATGAACctacacatcattatcacccaaagtttacattagggtttactcttggcATTGTGCATTCTTTCTTTAGGTTCCGACACATGGATAATGAAACGTATCCGTTAACATGTCATACAGAGTactttcactgctctaaaaatcctctgtggcctgcaaatccatccctccctcccctttaactcctggcaaccacagatctttttactgtctccatagttgtgccctttccagaatgtcatgtagttggagtcatacagtatgtagtctttccAGGTTGGTTTCTTTCGCTTAGTAACATGAATTTAAGGTTCCtcaatgtcttttcatggcttgatagcgcatttatttttatttatctttatttttggctgtgttgggtcttcgttgctgcccacaggctttctctagttgcggcgagcggggtctactcttcgttgcagtgcgcaggcttctcattgcggtggcttcccttgttgcagagcacgggctctaggtgcgtgggtttcagtagttgtggcacgcgggctcagtagttgtggcatgcgggctcagtagttgtggctcacggtctctagagcacagtcccagtacttgtggtgcatgggcttagttgctccacggcatgtgggatcctcccggaccagggctcgaacctgtgtcccctgcattggcaggcggattcttaaccattgctccaccagggaagtcccatgggaggagggaggggttttgatgccgaaagctcagcttctctgtacactggtgccaaatcaaatcttggagacaagacttttgggtgaagtagaaaaggatatctttattactttgccaggcaaagggggataCGGCGGGCTCCTGCCtcgaaaaactatgtgtcccaacccgggaggatttgatgaggagttttatgACAATAGTTcccaagggtggggttgctgacaagattagggtgcaGGGTCTCAGAGTCTCAGGTGCttggtctcctaatcttgatgagcttctctggtccctttaatcttgtctcaggtggtttcttggctgctcctctcttgattagtaactgtttgaagctgccctttggaactcagggaaggtcatggaggctggagtcttgcctacaagaaacggGGGACAAAAAGGCCTCCGTGCCCGGGAGCCCCACAAGGCCCCGCTTGGTTTCAGTTTCTAGTATCTAATGGACAGGTgtcaaggatgctgctaaacatcctacaatggaCAGGACAACCCCCACTACGAAGAAttcccagccccaaatgtcaatagtgctgatgTTGAGAAGCCCTGATTTAAATTCCCAGATATTatcttccttcaattctttgCTAATGTGTGTGGGAAGCAGCATCGTTCATTGATTAAGAATATGGGTtttagggcttcactggtggcgcagtggttgggagtccggctgccgatacaggggacacgggttcgtgccccggtccgcaaggattccacatgccgcggagcggctgggcccgtgagccatggccgctgagcctgcgcgtccggagcctgtgctccgcaacgggagaggccacgacagggagaggcccgcgtaccgcaaaaaaacaaaaaagaatatgggTTTTAGGAACTGGGCTGCTGGCTGTTCCTGAAACAAATCTTTTGGCTTTGATCTTTCttacctttttaaagaaagatgagggacttctctggtggttcagtgggtaagacGCTGCGCTtccagtgcttccactgcagggggcgcgggttcgatccctggtcagggaaactaagatcccacatgccccatggccaaaactaaaaaaaaaattaaaggaatataaGACCCAAGCTTGGATGATTTCTAAAACCAACACAGTATTGCCAACCTGATAGATAAAAAGTGGcatcagggtttccctggtggcacagtcattaCGATGAAtccgctgccaatgcaggggacacagatttgcgccctggtccgggaaaaccCCACATaacgcggaggaactaagcctgtgcgccacaactactgagcttgcgctttagagcccacgagccacaattactgaagcccacgcgcctggagcctgtgctccacaacaagagaagccactgcaatgagaagcctgcgcaccgtaaccaagggtagcccctgctcgtcacaactagagaaagcccacgcacagcaacaaagacccaacgcagccaaaaagaaaagaaaagaaaagaaaagtggcaTCAATTTATTTCATGATTGAGGTTGAGCATCTTATTTAAGAGCTCTTTATAGAAagggtagacagcagaagcaagaactacaatcctgcatcctgtggaacaaaaaccacattcacagaaagatagacaagataaaaaggcagagggctatgtaccagatgaaggaacaagataaaacccaagaaaaacaactaaatgaagtggagataggcaacgttccagaaaaagaattcaaaataacgatagtggggcttccctggtggcgcagtggttgagagtccgcctgccgatgcaggggacacgggttcgtgccccggtccgggaagatcccacgtgccgcggagcggctgggcccgtgagccatggccgctgagcctgcgcgtctggagcctgtgctccgcaacgggagaggccgcaacagtcagaggcccgcgtaacgcaaaaaaaaaaaaaaaaaaaatgacactagTAAACCTACTACTACATGtcaatgtaaataatatattcttatgaaaaataattatattttaagaattgTGAGAACAGTaggattattttacatttttgtgaatCTCTTTGGTGTCTGACTTAAAAGAAGATCACTGTAtcctcatatctgcttctgcattcaagcTGCTGCctatgttgttttggttgaagtatatgaagaaccTCCAGCTTCACACAGATATGAGGTTGGCAAGGGAGAAATAGTTTaataatagccttttcagatattTGTGAATATTCTTTTTTGGTACTACACAAAATTAGCaggtggtagtttcttaaagattagttgcaatgtggaatccGAAACCAAGTCAATGAACTTTTCATATCCTGTCAAGTTAAAACCTACTGGTCTAtcttgcactttgaatggatcttttaaccatgcgtgatttttttttaacatcatgcaTTAGTAATTTGGAAAATGTTGGTTCACTGAATTacacagatcttccaaatgttaatGCATTTCATTACACTATACCAAAAAATATTTGGTAATAACACCACTGATCTCATTAGAAACATGTTAAGATAGTGGGAAGCTGTCAAGTTTAAACTTTATTATTGTCAGCAAACActatcagttgttttccttgaagtgacagggtTACTTTGTTCATTTTGGAGACAATGTCTGACAAACACCCAAGTCTGGATAACCATAGCTCATCTCTCTCTGGgttattctttcaagtaaaaaatgTGTTCCATGAAAGAAGAGGCTAGTTCTGCTCACAATTCAGACTGCAAAGATGCATTTCCTTGGACAACCATGGTACTCCCATAAGCAGCAGGAGTGCTTTAGGCATACTTCACATTTCATCAcaccaaatattaaaaagatgtcgggcttccctggtggcgcagtggttgggagtccgcctgccgatgcaggggacacgggtctgtgccccggtccgggaagatcccacatgccgtggagcggctgggcccgtgagccatggccgctgagcctgcgcgtctggagcctgtgctcc contains:
- the HYOU1 gene encoding hypoxia up-regulated protein 1 isoform X1 is translated as MAATVRRQRPRRLACWALMAVLLADLLALSDTLAVMSVDLGSESMKVAIVKPGVPMEIVLNKESRRKTPVTVTLKENERFFGDSAASMAIKNPKATLRYFQHLLGKQENNPHVALYRARFPEHELGFDPQRQTVYFQISPQLQFSPEEVLSMLLNYSRSLAEDFAEQPIKDAVITVPAFFNQAERRAVLQAARMAGLKVLQLINDNTATALSYGVFRRKDINSTAQNIMFYDMGAGSTVCTIVTYQTVKTKDAGMQPQLQIRGVGFDRTLGGLEMELRLREHLAGIFNEQRKGQRAKDVRENPRAMAKLLREANRLKTILSANADHMAQIEGLMDDVDFKAKVTRAEFEELCADLFERVPGPVQQALQSAEMKLDEIEQVILVGGATRVPKVQEVLLKAVGKEELGKNINADEAAAMGAVYQAAALSKAFKVKPFVVRDAAIYPILVEFTREVEEEPGVRSLKHNKRVLFCRMGPYPQRKVITFNRYNHDFNFHINYGDLGFLGPEDLRVFGSQNLTTVKLKGVGESFKKYPDYESKGIKAHFNLDESGVLSLDRVESVFETLVEDSPEEESTLTKLGNTISSLFGGGTTQDTKENGTDTVQEEEEGPAEGSKAEPGEQAEPREEAEAPTDDTSPPPPPEPKGDAASEGEKAAEKDKGEKPEAQKPSEKGEAGAEGVPPAPEEEKKQKPARKQRMVEEIGVELVVLDLPDLRQDELARSAQKLQDLTLRDLEKQEREKAANSLEAFIFETQDKLYQPEYQEVSTEEQREDISGRLHAASTWLEDEGFGATTVMLKEKLAELRKLCQGLFFRVEERKKWPERLSALDNLLNHSSMFLTGARLIPEMDQIFTEVEMTTLEKVINETWAWKNATVAEQAKLPATEKPVLLSKDIEAKMMALDREVQYLLNKAKFAKPRPRPKDKNGTRAEPPLNASASDQGDKVIPPAGQTEDAKPISEPEQETPGSEPADSEPLELGGPAAESEQKEQPTGQKPTLKNDEL
- the HYOU1 gene encoding hypoxia up-regulated protein 1 isoform X2; its protein translation is MAATVRRQRPRRLACWALMAVLLADLLALSDTLAVMSVDLGSESMKVAIVKPGVPMEIVLNKESRRKTPVTVTLKENERFFGDSAASMAIKNPKATLRYFQHLLGKQENNPHVALYRARFPEHELGFDPQRQTVYFQISPQLQFSPEEVLSMLLNYSRSLAEDFAEQPIKDAVITVPAFFNQAERRAVLQAARMAGLKVLQLINDNTATALSYGVFRRKDINSTAQNIMFYDMGAGSTVCTIVTYQTVKTKDAGMQPQLQIRGVGFDRTLGGLEMELRLREHLAGIFNEQRKGQRAKDVRENPRAMAKLLREANRLKTILSANADHMAQIEGLMDDVDFKAKVTRAEFEELCADLFERVPGPVQQALQSAEMKLDEIEQVILVGGATRVPKVQEVLLKAVGKEELGKNINADEAAAMGAVYQAAALSKAFKVKPFVVRDAAIYPILVEFTREVEEEPGVRSLKHNKRVLFCRMGPYPQRKVITFNRYNHDFNFHINYGDLGFLGPEDLRVFGSQNLTTVKLKGVGESFKKYPDYESKGIKAHFNLDESGVLSLDRVESVFETLVEDSPEEESTLTKLGNTISSLFGGGTTQDTKENGTDTVQEEEEGPAEGSKAEPGEQAEPREEAEAPTDDTSPPPPPEPKGDAASEGEKAAEKDKGEKPEAQKPSEKGEAGAEGVPPAPEEEKKQKPARKQRMVEEIGVELVVLDLPDLRQDELARSAQKLQDLTLRDLEKQEREKAANSLEAFIFETQDKLYQPEYQEVSTEEQREDISGRLHAASTWLEDEGFGATTVMLKEKLAELRKLCQGLFFRVEERKKWPERLSALDNLLNHSSMFLTGARLIPEMDQIFTEVEMTTLEKVINETWAWKNATVAEQAKLPATEKPVLLSKDIEAKMMALDREVQYLLNKAKFAKPRPRPKDKNGTRAEPPLNASASDQGDKVIPPAGQTEDAKPISEPEQETRSEPADSEPLELGGPAAESEQKEQPTGQKPTLKNDEL